The following are from one region of the Polaribacter marinaquae genome:
- the epsC gene encoding serine O-acetyltransferase EpsC: MNEVSANIKEQNYSMCLRDAVEVFTKELINCLFDTNYNSINGEATKNKFLKILERLSIENEACFWLDFEKSFKEIRRKLDLDALAALNSDPAAKSLREIYLAYPGFYAIAVYRLSNQLLKQKIPVLPRMMSEFAHSTTGTDIHPGAQIGDSFFIDHATGIVIGETTVIKNNVKIFQGVTLGGIQVKKSMASTKRHPTIENNVVIYANATILGGDVVIGENSVIGANVCVTETILENSVVTVQSENKIFQRN, encoded by the coding sequence ATGAATGAGGTTTCTGCAAATATAAAAGAACAAAACTATAGCATGTGTTTAAGAGATGCTGTAGAGGTTTTTACAAAAGAATTAATTAATTGCTTATTTGATACTAATTATAATAGTATTAATGGTGAAGCTACTAAAAATAAATTTTTAAAAATCTTAGAGAGATTATCTATTGAAAATGAGGCATGCTTTTGGCTAGATTTCGAAAAATCTTTTAAAGAAATTAGAAGAAAATTAGATTTAGATGCATTGGCGGCTTTAAATAGTGATCCTGCTGCAAAGAGTTTAAGAGAAATATATTTAGCTTATCCTGGTTTTTATGCAATTGCAGTGTATAGATTAAGTAATCAATTGTTAAAACAAAAAATACCTGTTTTACCAAGAATGATGAGTGAATTTGCTCATAGCACAACAGGTACAGATATTCATCCAGGAGCACAAATTGGCGATTCTTTTTTTATTGATCATGCAACAGGTATAGTTATCGGAGAAACAACGGTTATAAAAAACAATGTTAAAATATTTCAAGGTGTAACTTTAGGAGGAATTCAAGTTAAAAAAAGCATGGCTTCTACCAAAAGACATCCAACAATAGAAAATAACGTAGTTATTTATGCAAATGCTACAATTTTAGGCGGAGATGTTGTTATAGGAGAAAATTCTGTTATTGGTGCAAATGTTTGTGTAACAGAAACTATTTTAGAAAATTCTGTTGTAACTGTGCAATCAGAAAATAAAATTTTTCAAAGAAATTAA
- a CDS encoding 2Fe-2S iron-sulfur cluster-binding protein, translated as MQDINIKITDRNGVTHDVVAPTDMAMNLMEVVRSYELAEEGTIGICGGMAMCASCQCYVNSEHDLPEMTDDEDAMLAEAFNVEDNSRLGCQIQITPEIDGLEVELAPES; from the coding sequence ATGCAAGACATCAACATAAAAATTACAGATAGAAATGGCGTAACACATGATGTAGTTGCACCAACAGATATGGCAATGAACTTAATGGAAGTTGTTCGTTCCTACGAGTTAGCAGAAGAAGGTACAATTGGTATTTGTGGTGGCATGGCAATGTGTGCATCTTGTCAATGTTACGTGAATTCTGAACATGATTTGCCAGAAATGACAGATGATGAAGATGCAATGTTGGCAGAAGCTTTTAATGTAGAAGACAATAGTAGATTAGGTTGTCAAATACAAATTACGCCAGAAATAGACGGTTTAGAAGTAGAATTGGCTCCAGAATCTTAA
- a CDS encoding NAD(P)/FAD-dependent oxidoreductase — protein MITTDILIIGAGPTGLFTVFEAGLLKLKCHLIDALPQPGGQCSEIYPKKPIYDIPAYPEILAGDLTTKLLEQTKQFEPGFTLGERAETIDKQDDGTFIVTTNKGTKHHAKIVAIAGGLGSFEPRKPKIDNLESFEDKGVEYIIKEPELYRDKKVVISGGGDSALDWAIFLSDVASEVTLIHRRNEFRGALDSVEKAQELKNLGKINIITPAEVKGIIGKDKVTGVAVEKKGEDAFIIDTDHFIPLFGLSPKLGPIGNWGLEIEKNAIKVNNTLDYQTNIPGIYAIGDVNTYPGKLKLILCGFHEATLMCQSAYKRIFPDKKYVMKYTTVGGVDGFDGTRKEAPKAVVKAIE, from the coding sequence ATGATTACAACAGATATATTAATTATTGGTGCAGGACCAACAGGTTTATTTACAGTTTTTGAAGCAGGTTTATTAAAATTAAAATGCCATTTAATTGATGCTTTGCCACAACCAGGAGGTCAGTGTTCAGAAATTTATCCTAAGAAACCTATTTATGATATTCCTGCTTATCCAGAAATTTTAGCAGGAGATTTAACAACTAAACTATTAGAACAAACCAAACAGTTTGAACCAGGCTTTACCTTAGGAGAGAGAGCAGAAACAATAGACAAACAAGATGATGGTACTTTTATTGTAACAACCAATAAAGGAACAAAACATCACGCTAAAATAGTTGCAATCGCAGGTGGTTTAGGATCTTTTGAGCCTAGAAAACCGAAAATTGATAATTTAGAAAGTTTTGAAGATAAAGGTGTTGAGTATATAATAAAAGAACCAGAATTATACAGAGACAAAAAAGTTGTAATTTCTGGTGGAGGAGATTCAGCCTTAGATTGGGCAATTTTCTTATCTGATGTAGCATCAGAAGTAACTTTAATTCATAGAAGAAATGAGTTTAGAGGTGCTTTAGATTCTGTAGAAAAAGCACAAGAATTAAAAAACTTAGGCAAAATTAATATTATTACACCTGCAGAAGTTAAAGGCATTATTGGTAAAGATAAAGTAACAGGTGTTGCTGTAGAAAAGAAAGGTGAAGATGCTTTTATTATTGATACAGATCATTTTATACCGTTATTTGGTTTGTCACCAAAATTAGGGCCAATTGGTAATTGGGGATTAGAAATTGAGAAAAATGCTATTAAGGTTAACAATACGTTAGATTATCAAACTAATATTCCGGGTATTTATGCAATCGGAGACGTAAATACATATCCGGGTAAATTAAAATTAATTTTATGTGGTTTTCACGAAGCAACTTTAATGTGTCAAAGTGCCTACAAAAGAATTTTTCCAGATAAAAAATATGTAATGAAATATACTACTGTTGGAGGCGTAGATGGTTTTGACGGAACAAGAAAAGAGGCGCCAAAAGCTGTTGTAAAAGCAATAGAGTAG
- a CDS encoding bifunctional precorrin-2 dehydrogenase/sirohydrochlorin ferrochelatase, producing MERNNLYPIFLKTKNLEVLIVGGGFVAEEKLTFLLKSSPDANVTMVSPMFRSGTISLAKTGNVKLIKKKYSRRYLKKKHIVVATTDIPTINETVYKHCRKRSILVNVADNPPFCDFYMGGIVTKGNVKVAISTNGKSPTTAKRLRQFFEEVIPENIDDLVKNLNEYRKTIKGDFEEKVEKLNEFTKSLVEK from the coding sequence ATGGAAAGAAATAATTTATATCCGATTTTTTTAAAAACTAAAAATTTAGAGGTTTTAATTGTAGGTGGTGGTTTTGTGGCAGAAGAGAAGCTTACATTTTTGCTAAAATCTAGTCCGGATGCAAATGTTACCATGGTTTCGCCAATGTTTAGATCAGGTACAATTTCTTTAGCAAAAACCGGAAATGTAAAGTTAATTAAGAAAAAATATAGCAGACGGTATTTAAAAAAGAAACATATAGTTGTTGCAACTACAGATATTCCTACAATAAATGAAACCGTTTACAAACATTGTAGAAAACGAAGTATTTTGGTTAATGTAGCGGATAATCCGCCTTTTTGCGATTTTTATATGGGCGGAATTGTAACTAAAGGAAACGTAAAAGTTGCAATTTCTACTAACGGAAAATCACCAACAACAGCTAAGAGGTTACGTCAGTTTTTTGAAGAAGTTATTCCAGAAAACATAGATGATTTAGTAAAGAATTTAAACGAGTACAGAAAAACTATCAAAGGAGACTTTGAGGAAAAAGTAGAAAAGCTAAACGAATTCACAAAAAGTTTAGTAGAAAAATAA
- the cobA gene encoding uroporphyrinogen-III C-methyltransferase, which produces MSQKIPKLTVVGAGPGDVDLITLKAIKVLKSADVVLYDALVNEELLDYINPNAEQIFVGKRRGCYRYQQEQINDLIVARAKSHGHVVRLKGGDPFIFGRGAEEMEYVANYGIETAMVPGISSSLAVPAYQNIPLTKRGSSESFWVITGTTKEHKLSNDVALAAKSNATVVVLMGMGKLPEIIKLFQQENKNNLPVAIIQNGTRTNEKVGIGTVDTIVEIVEKRELSNPAIIILGEVVNHRAILSEVKQDYSRVLMQ; this is translated from the coding sequence ATGAGTCAAAAAATTCCGAAATTAACAGTTGTAGGGGCAGGCCCCGGAGATGTAGATTTAATCACATTAAAAGCTATTAAGGTTCTAAAATCTGCAGATGTAGTATTGTATGACGCCTTGGTAAATGAAGAGTTGTTAGATTATATCAACCCAAATGCAGAACAAATTTTTGTAGGTAAAAGAAGAGGTTGTTATAGGTATCAACAAGAACAAATTAATGACTTAATTGTAGCGAGAGCAAAATCTCATGGGCACGTGGTTCGTTTAAAAGGTGGTGATCCTTTTATTTTTGGTCGTGGTGCAGAAGAAATGGAATATGTAGCAAATTATGGAATAGAAACTGCAATGGTGCCTGGTATTTCATCTTCATTAGCAGTGCCAGCATATCAAAATATTCCCTTAACAAAACGTGGTAGTTCAGAAAGTTTTTGGGTTATTACAGGTACTACAAAAGAGCATAAATTATCTAATGATGTTGCATTAGCAGCAAAATCGAATGCTACAGTAGTGGTTTTAATGGGAATGGGTAAATTACCGGAAATAATTAAATTGTTTCAACAAGAAAATAAAAATAATTTACCTGTAGCAATCATTCAAAACGGTACAAGAACTAACGAAAAAGTTGGTATTGGAACTGTGGATACAATTGTAGAGATTGTAGAGAAAAGGGAATTGAGTAATCCTGCAATTATTATTTTAGGTGAAGTTGTTAACCATAGAGCAATTTTATCAGAAGTTAAGCAAGATTACTCTAGAGTTTTAATGCAATAA
- a CDS encoding HEPN domain-containing protein, whose product MRSFETEIENPIVEKDIIELADKIAAFKNLQIDEEKFRSLRLARGVYGQRQQGVQMIRIKVPYGKLKTNQLNRIAAVSDEYSRGRLHITTRQDIQIHYVDLDRTPELWAELERDDVTLREACGNVVRNVTASETAGIDVNEPFDVSPYADALYKFFLRNPICQEMGRKFKVSFSSTDEDTGLSYMHDLGFIAKIQNGIRGFKVMVAGGLGSQPRHADVLYEFLPSDKIIPVMEGVLRVFDRYGERKSRAKARMKFLLKDIGLEAFRELIAKEQEAIEFKTVVINADAFVASTPVSVDVPKVKIKNEEAFELWKTTNLIPQKQKGFVAIGIKVLLGDFYTDKARLLADLVDNYAASEVRLTLRQNIVIPFVKEELVPFFYQELEKLGFAEAGYNKAVDITACPGTDTCNLGIASSTGISKELERVITTEYPQYLENQDLVIKISGCMNACGQHNMANIGFQGMTVRTKDKLIAPALQVLLGGGNLGDGNALLADKVVKVPSRRGPEALRRILNDFESNANGKQFVDYYKEKGEKYFYNFLHDLQDVTNLTQEDFIDWGEEEKYVKAIGIGECAGVVIDLIATLFLESEEKIENAKESYKNEIYSGAIYYAYQSLVNTAKAMLLAESKKTNTHAGIIKQFDELFVGSGKIELNTSFSELIYQINKNAPSKEFCLQYINDSEILLKKVKEFRVLSNNLAESVS is encoded by the coding sequence ATGAGAAGTTTTGAAACAGAAATAGAAAATCCGATTGTAGAAAAAGATATTATAGAATTAGCAGATAAGATTGCTGCATTCAAAAATCTACAAATAGATGAAGAAAAATTTAGAAGTCTTCGATTAGCTAGAGGTGTTTATGGCCAAAGACAGCAAGGTGTTCAAATGATTCGTATTAAGGTGCCTTATGGTAAACTTAAAACAAATCAATTAAATAGAATTGCAGCTGTTTCTGATGAATATTCAAGAGGTAGATTACATATTACTACCCGTCAAGATATACAAATTCACTATGTAGATTTAGATAGAACACCAGAATTGTGGGCAGAATTAGAAAGAGATGATGTAACTTTAAGAGAGGCCTGTGGTAATGTTGTTAGAAATGTAACTGCATCAGAAACTGCAGGAATAGATGTAAACGAGCCTTTTGATGTATCGCCTTATGCAGACGCTCTTTATAAATTCTTTTTACGAAATCCAATTTGTCAAGAAATGGGACGTAAATTTAAGGTTTCTTTTTCTTCTACGGATGAAGATACTGGTTTGTCTTATATGCACGATTTAGGTTTTATTGCTAAGATTCAAAACGGTATTAGAGGTTTTAAAGTAATGGTTGCTGGTGGTTTAGGTTCGCAACCTAGACACGCAGATGTTTTATATGAGTTTTTACCATCAGATAAAATTATACCTGTAATGGAAGGTGTTTTAAGAGTTTTTGATCGTTATGGCGAACGTAAAAGTAGAGCCAAAGCAAGAATGAAATTTTTATTAAAAGATATTGGTTTGGAGGCTTTTAGAGAGTTGATAGCCAAAGAACAAGAAGCAATAGAGTTTAAAACTGTTGTTATAAATGCTGATGCTTTTGTTGCTTCAACTCCTGTTTCTGTTGATGTTCCTAAGGTTAAAATTAAAAACGAAGAAGCATTTGAGTTATGGAAAACCACAAACTTAATTCCGCAAAAACAAAAAGGATTTGTAGCAATAGGAATTAAAGTTTTATTAGGTGATTTTTATACAGATAAAGCACGTTTATTAGCAGATTTAGTAGATAATTATGCCGCTAGCGAAGTCCGATTAACTTTACGTCAGAATATTGTAATTCCGTTTGTAAAAGAAGAATTAGTGCCTTTTTTCTATCAAGAATTAGAAAAATTAGGTTTTGCAGAAGCAGGTTATAACAAAGCAGTAGATATTACGGCTTGTCCTGGTACAGATACTTGTAATTTAGGGATTGCAAGTAGTACAGGGATTTCTAAAGAATTAGAAAGAGTAATTACTACAGAATATCCTCAGTATTTAGAAAACCAAGATTTAGTAATTAAAATTAGTGGATGTATGAATGCTTGTGGGCAGCATAATATGGCAAACATTGGTTTTCAAGGAATGACTGTAAGAACAAAAGATAAATTAATAGCACCAGCGTTACAAGTTCTTCTAGGAGGAGGTAATTTAGGTGACGGAAATGCTCTTTTAGCCGACAAAGTTGTAAAAGTACCAAGTAGAAGAGGTCCGGAAGCGTTGCGCAGAATTTTAAATGATTTTGAATCAAATGCCAACGGAAAACAATTTGTAGATTATTACAAAGAAAAAGGAGAAAAGTATTTTTATAATTTTTTACATGATTTACAAGATGTTACCAATTTAACCCAAGAAGATTTTATCGATTGGGGTGAAGAAGAAAAATATGTAAAAGCAATTGGTATAGGTGAGTGTGCTGGTGTTGTTATCGATTTAATAGCTACTTTATTTTTAGAAAGTGAAGAGAAAATTGAAAATGCTAAAGAATCTTATAAAAACGAGATTTATTCTGGGGCCATATATTATGCATATCAATCTTTAGTAAATACTGCTAAAGCAATGTTATTGGCAGAAAGTAAAAAGACCAACACCCACGCAGGAATTATAAAGCAGTTTGATGAGTTGTTTGTGGGGTCTGGTAAAATTGAGTTAAACACATCTTTTAGTGAGTTAATTTATCAAATTAATAAAAATGCACCATCTAAAGAGTTTTGTTTGCAATATATCAATGATTCTGAAATTTTGTTGAAAAAAGTTAAAGAATTTAGAGTTTTATCTAATAATTTAGCTGAAAGTGTAAGTTAA
- a CDS encoding sulfate adenylyltransferase subunit 1, whose translation MKVLKIATAGSVDDGKSTLIGRILYDTKSLTDDKLEAIEEKSRQRGFDYLDFSLATDGLVAEREQGITIDVAHIYFSTPSKSFIIADTPGHIEYTRNMVTGASTAQASIVLIDARNGVVEQTYRHFFINNLLRIKDVVIAVNKMDLVDFSEEKYNIIKGEIEYLASKSEYKGQNLTFIPLSALKGDNVVDKSDNMPWYKGETLMHHLENLDASAINDASQTRFPVQTVIRPKTEEYHDFRGYAGKIYGGDLEVGDEITVLPSQTKSKIKSINFFDTEYQLAKRGSSVTLTLEDNVNVSRGDMLVKSKEEPKISKQLEATVCWMDKESLQPSQKYYIKHGVNDAQAKITQLSSIIKTDFSGIEENPSELELNQIGDIHLKLSKPLTFDSFKDNKSNGLFILINPKTNNTVGVGFIK comes from the coding sequence ATGAAAGTACTAAAAATAGCAACAGCAGGAAGTGTAGATGATGGTAAAAGTACCTTAATTGGTAGAATTTTATACGATACAAAATCATTAACAGATGATAAGTTAGAAGCTATAGAAGAAAAAAGTAGACAAAGAGGTTTTGATTATTTAGATTTTTCTTTAGCTACAGATGGTTTGGTTGCAGAACGCGAACAAGGTATTACAATAGATGTTGCACATATTTATTTTTCTACACCAAGTAAAAGTTTCATTATTGCAGATACACCAGGTCATATAGAATACACAAGAAATATGGTTACTGGTGCTTCTACAGCACAAGCTTCTATCGTTTTAATTGATGCTAGAAACGGAGTTGTAGAACAAACATATAGACATTTTTTTATCAATAATTTATTAAGGATTAAAGATGTTGTAATTGCTGTTAATAAAATGGATTTAGTTGATTTTTCTGAAGAAAAATACAACATAATAAAAGGAGAAATTGAATATTTAGCAAGTAAAAGCGAGTACAAAGGTCAGAATTTAACGTTCATTCCTTTATCAGCATTAAAAGGAGATAATGTTGTTGATAAATCTGATAATATGCCTTGGTATAAAGGAGAAACTTTAATGCATCATTTAGAAAATTTAGATGCTTCCGCTATTAATGATGCTTCTCAAACTCGTTTTCCGGTTCAAACTGTCATCAGACCTAAAACCGAAGAGTACCACGATTTTAGAGGATATGCAGGTAAAATTTATGGTGGAGATTTAGAAGTTGGAGATGAAATTACTGTTTTACCTTCTCAAACAAAATCAAAAATTAAATCAATTAATTTTTTTGATACAGAATATCAATTAGCAAAAAGAGGAAGTTCTGTAACACTAACTTTAGAAGACAATGTTAATGTAAGTAGAGGAGATATGTTGGTGAAATCGAAAGAAGAACCAAAAATTTCAAAACAGTTAGAAGCTACTGTTTGTTGGATGGATAAAGAATCTTTACAACCATCACAAAAATATTATATTAAACATGGTGTAAATGATGCTCAGGCAAAAATAACTCAATTATCAAGTATCATTAAAACCGATTTTTCTGGTATAGAAGAAAATCCTTCAGAATTAGAACTAAATCAAATAGGAGATATTCACTTAAAATTAAGCAAACCATTAACATTCGATTCTTTTAAAGATAACAAATCAAATGGTTTATTTATTTTGATTAACCCTAAAACCAACAACACAGTTGGTGTCGGATTCATAAAATAA
- the cysD gene encoding sulfate adenylyltransferase subunit CysD, which translates to MNQRTIQVDALESEAIYIFREVVAQFEKPVLLFSGGKDSITLVRLAQKAFYPAKIPFPLMHIDTGHNFPETIEFRDRLAKELGVELIVRNVQDNIDSGRVKEESGRYASRNMLQTETLLDAIEEFGFDACIGGARRDEEKARAKERIFSVRDDFGQWDEKNQRPEVFDMLNGRIDLGQNVRVFPISNWTELDVWSYIKEEKIEIPSIYFAHKRKIFVRDGMIWSADDEVVYRDEEEEVIEKMVRFRTVGDMSCTAAVLSDAVDIEKVVEEIRDSSISERGARIDDKRSEAAMEKRKQQGYF; encoded by the coding sequence ATGAATCAAAGAACAATACAAGTAGATGCTTTAGAAAGTGAAGCAATATATATATTTAGAGAAGTAGTTGCGCAGTTCGAAAAACCAGTGTTACTTTTTTCTGGCGGAAAAGACAGTATAACTTTAGTGCGTTTAGCGCAAAAAGCATTTTATCCTGCAAAAATTCCTTTTCCTTTAATGCACATAGATACAGGGCACAATTTCCCCGAAACTATAGAGTTTAGAGATCGTTTAGCTAAAGAGTTGGGCGTAGAATTAATTGTTAGAAATGTACAAGATAACATAGATTCTGGTCGTGTTAAAGAAGAATCTGGTAGATACGCAAGTAGAAACATGTTACAAACAGAAACTTTGTTAGACGCTATCGAAGAGTTTGGTTTTGACGCATGTATTGGTGGTGCAAGAAGAGATGAAGAAAAAGCAAGAGCTAAAGAAAGAATCTTTTCTGTAAGAGATGATTTTGGGCAATGGGATGAGAAAAATCAACGTCCAGAAGTTTTCGATATGCTAAACGGACGTATTGATTTAGGGCAAAATGTACGTGTGTTTCCGATATCAAACTGGACAGAGCTTGACGTTTGGTCGTACATAAAAGAAGAAAAAATTGAAATTCCGTCTATATATTTCGCTCATAAAAGAAAAATTTTTGTGAGAGATGGCATGATTTGGTCTGCGGATGATGAGGTAGTTTACAGAGATGAAGAAGAGGAAGTTATAGAGAAAATGGTTCGTTTTAGAACCGTAGGCGATATGAGTTGTACCGCTGCTGTTTTATCTGATGCCGTAGATATAGAAAAGGTGGTAGAAGAAATTCGAGATTCCTCGATATCAGAAAGAGGAGCAAGAATTGATGATAAACGTTCTGAGGCGGCAATGGAAAAAAGAAAACAACAAGGATATTTCTAA
- a CDS encoding phosphoadenosine phosphosulfate reductase family protein, giving the protein MNLDLDKINAELKNKSPKEIISWAISIAKNAVITTNFRPYEVVILNAVTEVKKDIKVIWCDTGYNTVQTYRHAEELIEKLNLNIQLYTPKQTVAHRNVVLGVPSIEDPKHAEFTKQVKLEPFTRAMQEHQPDVWFTNLRKGQTAFRDSIDVVSVSKDGILKVSPFYNSTDKELDAYLIEKNLPNEFTYFDPTKVESNRECGLHI; this is encoded by the coding sequence ATGAACCTAGATTTAGATAAAATAAATGCTGAATTAAAAAACAAAAGCCCAAAAGAAATAATTTCTTGGGCAATTTCAATCGCTAAAAATGCAGTAATTACTACAAATTTTAGGCCTTATGAGGTTGTTATTTTAAATGCGGTAACAGAAGTAAAAAAAGACATTAAAGTAATTTGGTGCGATACAGGTTATAACACAGTACAAACATACAGACACGCAGAAGAATTGATTGAAAAATTGAATTTAAACATTCAATTATACACACCTAAGCAAACAGTTGCTCATAGAAATGTTGTGTTAGGTGTTCCGTCAATCGAAGATCCAAAACATGCAGAGTTTACAAAGCAAGTTAAGTTAGAGCCTTTTACAAGAGCTATGCAAGAACATCAACCAGATGTTTGGTTTACAAATTTAAGAAAAGGACAAACTGCATTTAGAGATAGTATAGATGTTGTATCTGTAAGTAAAGATGGTATTTTAAAAGTCAGTCCGTTTTACAATAGCACAGACAAAGAATTAGATGCTTATTTAATCGAAAAAAACTTACCAAACGAGTTCACATATTTCGATCCAACAAAAGTAGAAAGTAATAGAGAATGTGGTTTGCATATCTAA
- a CDS encoding DUF2061 domain-containing protein, translated as MILNQIIFSKKTQSRGFTEDKTSEKPLRSVIKALSWRLIGTLDTLVVSYFLTGKIGLATSIASVDFVTKLILYFFHERIWNKIKWGK; from the coding sequence ATGATTTTAAATCAAATCATTTTTAGTAAAAAAACACAAAGTAGAGGTTTTACAGAAGATAAAACGTCTGAAAAACCTTTACGAAGTGTAATAAAAGCTTTAAGCTGGAGACTTATAGGTACTTTAGATACTTTAGTTGTGTCTTATTTTTTAACTGGTAAAATAGGTTTGGCAACTTCTATTGCATCTGTAGACTTTGTAACGAAGTTAATATTATACTTTTTTCACGAAAGAATTTGGAACAAAATAAAATGGGGAAAATAA
- a CDS encoding RrF2 family transcriptional regulator, with the protein MLSKKTKYGIKALTYLAKQENKNPVAIATISKSENISLKFLETILLTLRKNGILGSKKGKGGGYYLLKSPSDIPMTTVMRILEGPISMVPCVSLNFYEKCDDCPDENACSVHRLMIKVRDNTLDIFRNTSLADLCKC; encoded by the coding sequence ATGCTTTCAAAAAAGACAAAATACGGAATAAAAGCGCTTACTTATTTAGCAAAACAAGAAAATAAAAATCCTGTTGCAATTGCTACAATTTCTAAGAGCGAAAATATTTCCCTAAAATTTTTAGAAACTATTTTGTTAACACTTCGTAAAAACGGAATTTTAGGTTCTAAAAAAGGAAAAGGCGGTGGTTATTATTTACTTAAAAGTCCTTCGGATATTCCAATGACAACTGTTATGCGTATTTTAGAAGGGCCAATATCTATGGTGCCTTGCGTAAGTTTAAACTTTTACGAAAAATGTGATGATTGCCCAGATGAAAATGCATGTTCTGTGCATCGTTTAATGATTAAGGTGAGAGATAATACGCTAGATATTTTTAGAAATACTTCATTAGCAGATCTCTGTAAGTGCTAA
- a CDS encoding polysaccharide lyase family 7 protein, which produces MRLLQNIFSFIFLTLILSCGSSETTEDIFIEKLTVNSLSEFSAQEETKSVNISSNIDWSVTANQNWISVTPASSSNNGKIDVTVSENTTLNARTGTIQISGLSLSETIEVKQAARENVTKAPSENFDLSTWNLSIPENNGNGIATTITVSELNNKYQNNKYFYTSDDGGIVFKCPVDGFKTSANTSYTRVELREMLRGTNTSISTKGVNKNNWVFGTAPSADLNAAAGFDGEMNATLAINNVTTTGNSSHVGRLVIGQIHANDDEPVRIYYRKLKDNALGSIYFAHEPTDGNGSEQWYELIGSRSSSASNPTDGIALNEKFTYSIKVVGDNLTITISRDGKDDVSKTVDMVNSGYNVGGQYMYFKAGVYHLNNSGDATDFAQATFYNLDKSHTTK; this is translated from the coding sequence ATGCGATTATTACAAAATATTTTTTCTTTTATCTTTCTAACATTAATCTTAAGTTGTGGTTCTAGTGAAACCACAGAAGATATTTTTATAGAAAAATTAACTGTAAATTCTTTGTCAGAATTTTCGGCTCAAGAAGAAACAAAATCAGTTAATATTTCTTCTAATATTGATTGGAGTGTGACCGCAAACCAAAATTGGATTTCTGTTACACCAGCTTCTAGTTCTAATAATGGTAAAATTGATGTTACTGTTTCAGAAAACACAACATTAAATGCCCGAACAGGAACGATACAAATTTCTGGTTTAAGTTTATCAGAAACAATAGAGGTAAAGCAAGCGGCTAGAGAAAATGTTACGAAAGCACCATCAGAAAACTTTGATTTATCAACTTGGAATTTAAGTATTCCAGAAAATAACGGAAACGGTATAGCAACTACAATTACTGTAAGCGAATTAAATAATAAATATCAAAATAATAAATATTTTTATACTTCGGATGATGGTGGAATAGTTTTTAAATGTCCTGTAGATGGTTTTAAAACTTCTGCAAACACAAGTTACACCAGAGTTGAGTTAAGAGAAATGTTACGCGGTACAAATACAAGTATTAGTACTAAAGGTGTAAATAAAAATAATTGGGTTTTTGGTACTGCCCCTTCTGCGGATTTAAATGCAGCAGCTGGTTTCGACGGAGAAATGAATGCAACACTTGCTATTAATAATGTTACTACTACAGGTAATAGTAGTCATGTTGGTAGGTTAGTAATTGGTCAAATTCATGCAAATGATGATGAGCCTGTAAGAATTTACTACAGAAAATTAAAAGACAATGCTTTAGGTTCTATTTATTTTGCACACGAACCAACAGACGGTAATGGTAGCGAGCAATGGTACGAGTTAATTGGTTCTAGAAGCAGTAGTGCTTCCAATCCGACAGACGGAATTGCACTGAATGAAAAGTTTACTTATTCGATAAAAGTTGTTGGAGATAATTTAACAATAACAATTAGTAGAGACGGTAAAGATGATGTATCTAAAACTGTAGATATGGTTAATAGCGGTTATAATGTTGGTGGGCAGTACATGTATTTTAAAGCAGGTGTTTACCATTTAAATAACTCTGGCGATGCTACAGATTTTGCACAAGCTACTTTCTATAATTTAGATAAAAGCCACACAACTAAATAG